A single genomic interval of Nostoc commune NIES-4072 harbors:
- a CDS encoding DUF6888 family protein, producing the protein MLPTTEQALACVRVCQMLSNLYKDIRLFRFDDKSGEVYILSADELQIIVYRNGEWEFVNEPEL; encoded by the coding sequence ATTTTACCAACAACAGAGCAAGCCTTAGCCTGTGTAAGGGTTTGTCAAATGCTGTCAAATCTTTACAAAGATATCCGCTTATTTCGATTTGACGATAAAAGCGGAGAAGTTTACATTTTATCTGCGGATGAACTGCAAATTATTGTTTATCGCAATGGCGAATGGGAGTTTGTCAATGAACCCGAATTATGA
- a CDS encoding DUF6887 family protein has product MNPNYEQMSFTELRAYVVENREDIEALRFLMSKRDPNSPKYPMPVTEADMQAQMEIIRRKINGEL; this is encoded by the coding sequence ATGAACCCGAATTATGAGCAAATGAGTTTTACAGAGTTGAGAGCTTATGTCGTAGAAAACCGCGAAGATATTGAAGCTCTACGTTTTTTAATGAGCAAACGCGACCCTAACTCTCCAAAGTATCCTATGCCTGTGACAGAAGCTGATATGCAAGCGCAGATGGAAATCATCAGGCGCAAGATTAATGGAGAACTTTGA
- a CDS encoding Uma2 family endonuclease, translated as MTVSIEYIPVTPIEYPDEDGKPMAEGDLQRKCLVYATTVLEIYFQNHPDVYVAGNLFIYYEKGYPESVVAPDVFVVFGVENRDRRSYKTWEENNQTPDFVLEITSKSTRSKDQGAKKGIYAFLGVREYFQYDPTGDYLNPQLQGLHLVDGNYFPVAANTLADGTVSLPSEVLGLELRLEAGKLRFYNPATGQTLLTHEEEAAARQAAEEVRQQTEQKAQRLAAKLRELNIDPDSL; from the coding sequence ATGACAGTCTCAATAGAGTATATCCCCGTTACCCCGATTGAGTACCCAGATGAGGATGGTAAGCCAATGGCTGAAGGTGATTTACAGCGCAAGTGTCTCGTATACGCTACAACTGTGCTGGAAATTTATTTTCAAAATCATCCAGATGTATATGTGGCTGGTAATCTATTTATTTACTACGAAAAAGGTTATCCAGAATCAGTCGTAGCCCCAGATGTATTTGTGGTGTTTGGAGTGGAAAACCGTGACAGACGCTCTTACAAAACCTGGGAAGAAAATAATCAAACCCCAGATTTTGTTTTAGAGATTACCTCAAAAAGCACCCGCAGCAAAGACCAAGGTGCAAAGAAAGGAATTTATGCCTTTCTGGGAGTGCGTGAATATTTCCAATATGATCCCACAGGCGATTATCTCAATCCCCAACTCCAGGGTTTACACTTGGTCGATGGGAATTATTTCCCAGTAGCAGCCAATACCCTGGCAGATGGTACAGTGTCGCTACCCAGTGAAGTTTTAGGGCTAGAGTTACGCCTGGAAGCAGGAAAACTCCGTTTTTACAATCCAGCTACAGGTCAAACACTCCTAACTCATGAAGAGGAAGCAGCTGCACGACAAGCCGCAGAAGAGGTTCGACAGCAAACAGAGCAAAAAGCGCAAAGATTAGCTGCTAAACTTCGAGAATTAAATATTGATCCAGATAGCCTTTAG